The genomic window CAAGTTTCCATTTGATCATTTCAGACTTAGAGTTAACCATAGAAGACCCAGTGCAATTTCTCCATGAGAGGTAAGTGAGGAAATGTGTGTTCTGCATCAGAAAGTCAGACAGAATCTGAATCTGCATTTGCTTTAGGGAGAAGAAGTGCAAGGgggcaggagagaaagaaaataagatctAAAATTCTCTGTTCCTAATTAAGGGAAGAATGATAGCACAGCGTACTCATAATGAAGAAGTATCTTACATTTGTGTAGGTATCTTTTCTCCTTTACATACAAATTTTCCCAATAAGTCATAGCCCTATCGatgagaagaaaagtgagaatcagtgaaagaTATGACTTTATCCAGAGTCACCCATGGAGTTACATTCTAACCCCATACTAGAAGTCATATCTCTTTAGATATGGCTTAGAAACCTTAGTTTCTGGCATCTGTAATAGCATTTCTTGCTGTAACCCAATCCCTTGGACTGTACTGCCCAAGAGTCCAACAAAACCACTCACACCACATCTTCCCCAAATGCACAAACTGGAATATTTAATAATTGTTATTTTTGGAAAGCATTGTCTCCAACTCAGTACCCACACAAAGCATGATGTCCATAGGAATACTCTAGTCATTCAGCCCCCAAGACAGCTTCAAGTGTTAACTAATGGACAGAAGAATCTCCAAGAGATTGTCTTCTTATATCGCAAAATTTTCACTAGATATTTAAGGTTTTGGAGTTACAATTTTTCCTATGAGAAGCCTGCTCTCTTTGTGCAGTAGGAAAGGCCAATTTTGACCAGCAAACTGACCAAAAGCAAAATATgcgcagtaaaaaaaaaataggcaaggAAGTTAAAgaaagggtttctttttttttattcttaattttctGAACACTTCTTGCAAATGTTACTACAAACTAGATGATATTCCAGGAGGTCACAGGATTCTGAATTTAGCTTCTACTTGGTTGTACTGGAGGTTGTCACTTGCTCCaagattttgcttttgtttttcctgattATGGGTAGAAGTCACAATTGGCCCACTATTGACATTAATGATTTTCTATCTCAGGAAAAGCTGAAATGCAAGACTATCTGATGGTTTGTGAAGTCCCTCAGATGGCTTTTTGGGACATCCTTTAGTGTACTATCTACAATACAATATTGCCACTAAATATTTTCAAGTCTCTAAAAAGGCACTTTCccaatctctccctgctccaaacCACCATCACTCTCCCATCCAAAGAGGAGATCAAAGACAAGTTCTAAGACATTCCTGTTTCCACagatatcctttttttctttcacctcctaTTATCATTTTCGTGTTAATAcatagaaggggaggagaaggcaaaaaatataaatgtgattatcatatataaattcctttttgccttggAAGTGAATATATTCCCAAATGAGGTTTGAGTATATATGTGAGGTGTCTCAGAATAAATGAACTCTTTTAGCattaatatcatagatttagagctcaactctcattttaaagatgaagaaactcaggaccatagaaattaaataaattgctTTCGATCAGACAGTAAGTAGGGTTGCCTTTTCCCATGTTACTTACTAGCTCTTGGGTATTCAAATTAGGATAAGATCATTGAATTGGCAGGAAAGCAATAGATTAGCAACTAAATATTATAACATGAGGGCAAGGTGAAAATAGTAAATAACTGAATTACAGTAGAATAAACAGATATATTAACTGGACAAATAACAGGTTCTATTTATATGACTTTGTTAATggtttcaaagcattttacatatttaaCCAATCTTATCCTTACTATCACTATGTGAGGTATGTGATATTATTACCTccactctacagatgaggagcAGGTAGGCAGCATAGAGGATAAAGTgtgaggcctggagtcaagaagacctgagttcaagaatggtcttagacacttactacatgtgtgaccctgggtggtcactcaaccctgtttgtctcagtttcctcatctgtaaaatgcattgaagatggaaatggcaaagtactccattATCTCTTCCATGAAAACCCCTAAAGGGATCAaacagagttggaaatgactgaaaaatgaatatacaattaatagataaggaaactgaggcaaagagatattgaatgacttgcccaagactacAGTAAGTCTGTGAGACAGAATTTAGATTCAGGTGTTCCTTCTTCTGAGCCTAGGGTTATAAGCATTATTCCACCTAGTAAATCACATGTAGATAGAATGAACTCCATTTTACTCTCTTTTATAATCTTATTTCACACTAATTTTTCTTATTCTTGATTTCCATCTCATGTTTTGTAATATATACATTAGAACATTAAATTCATTATCATCTTTGTCATCATTTCATAATTACATTGTATCCCAGTTTCCACCctaatgagaggaaaagaaggaacatTTCATCACTTTTCTAGCCTGGTCTCTAtatttgggggaaagagaaatggCACCATTCTTTCAGCTTCCAGTGCTTCTCCACACCTGAATTATCAGAGACCTTCAGAGGACTCCACCCTAATCTACCCTCATTCCTTGATGATTAACACATTCTCCATGACATTCTGAATCACAATCACCCCTGTTACCTTTCAAACCCTGTTCTGGGCACTCCATTGTCCAATTCTTTATTCTTACTCCCCACAACCCAATTTTACCAATTTTGCACTTTAAAGTTACCCATCTTTTCTACTGTATCCTCTGAAATACTGCGACATAGGTAACAAATAAGCTTctatcttttaaattttctttttccattctttccattttccatctctcaaTGAGACACATCTCCTTCCTAATTATACAcagtctctttcctccctttccaacagaagctttattttcatttccctcACACCTCAGTAATCTAAGTGGTATAGGACACCTTTCTCCTTATTACCAATTTCAGGCACTTTTACTTTACTGACTCAGTAATCTCTCCTCCTCTCAGGGTCACTCAAAATTTGTCTatcacccaatcaaaattctTGTTAACATTGGCAAATAATCTGTAAAAGAAATCCCTTCTTTCCAGGATGAATTCAGTGCCTGATTTTCAGTCTTTCTCTCATGCTAAGGGATGTTGACATACATTTTGATACTCTCTCAAACACCCTTATCTCCCTGTTCCTCAACAAACTCATTTTACATGATGTACTTCTCCACCCCACTTTAGCCATGCAAACAAGGTGAATATGTACTTCATCTTGGCAATGTGTCCAACCAACTAAAATCAATAATCTTGACattataataatcataataataagaGTTCACATCTATATACCACTTTTAGGTTTACGTagtgccatatatatatatgcatgtatctatatctatattaatagatatagatacacacacatattacctCAGTTGATCCTCCTgtcaaccctatgaggtaggtgctgtttttattattactatgttGAAGATGCAGAAACTGGGACTACAAGAGTTAAGTGATTCATATGAGCCTCCAAAACTGTAAATGTATGtttcaagatttgaactcagatcttccagacaaCAAGTCTATCAACTGCAACAACTGGCATATTAAGGCATTGAATCTTTCCtaaactttcttctctccttgaaTATGTACTACAAGTCACAGTATTTATGgtatttcttgtcttctccatCACAAACTTCATGGCAAAATACTCACTCATTCCCCCAAATTTCCATCATTTCTACTTGAATAATCATTTCTTCATCATTAGTCAAAATCATGCCCAACAAAGTCAATCAGTTGTCAGGTTCTTATCATCTCCTCTTCCATTTAAAGagtaaaaattttcatttcataaaagCATAAATTTCCCAATTACTCAGTTTTGACAGACATCCCAATCCAATATCAAAGTATTGTAAGTTCCCTATCACTCAAATATCATACTGCCATACCATGTTTTTAGATTTCCAAACTTTTTGTCTAAATCGTTCCTTCTGTCTataatatttgaattttattccCACAACAATGTCACCTCTGACTCACCTTCCAATGACCCTCACCTAGGTGTACTAAACAATATTACTTCCCTCAACTTCTCAGGATATTACATATCTTCATATGGATGTAATgcctttttcctgtctttttaacTCTTCTGTTAATTGTTAAAATGATGTACACTTCAAGAAGCATACTGTTATCATAAATACTTAATCTCAACCTCTCAATTGAACCAGCAATGTCAAATTTTCCTCATGACTtggaatctatcttgccctcttTATTATCCATTCTTTGCACTTAGTGCATATAGACTTTTTTAGGccttttttattttgggattccttatttgattttttctctggagaagtattttttcttctattcttattACTATGTTGGATTTAGCAACAAGAATAGCAGATTTACTCAAACACTTTTCTCCTGTTTCcacatttttccatttaaaatcttttagtttcaaaagttaaatgattcttctcttctttatttttcattttattataatcTATTCTCAAACCTCCTAACACAGATTAGAACTAATTTTccttcttcaaatattttctttttttgccttgaCTCAATGATCTTctctaagaaataaaagaaattcctTTGTCTCTGAATATACACTTCATTGTGTACCATAGCTCAGCACAGATTCACAACATTCTGAATCATAAATTTACTGCTACTCTTTCAAAGAGCACTTTATTATAGCTAAAATTTGAAAGTTGACATACATGCCCCTAGCACTTTTACCTTCTCTTTCAGAACAGACTACAACCTATAAAAGGTGCATACGTAGCTCCTAATTTGTACTGATAGGAAGACAACCATGCCATACTCCCAGAAAGTCACTGCAAAATTAGGGTATCCCAGTTCCTTAAAGTTTGGAGGGTTAAAATTTTTAGACCAATCTTGAGATTAAATGTTGTGGAAAACTGTTTACCATAAATATACACAGATTTGAGAGTTTATTGGGGGAGGGATGGCCTCCTGAATAATGCTTAATTTATCCAGATGAGAACTCTGATTTTTTTGTCATTAGTTTCATGCAGTCTTCTCAGCTATTTTTCATTTGCAATTAATGTACTGTTTCCTGAATTTTGTgcaaacagaatgaaagagaaattgactcaggaacagaaagaaaattgtttAATAACagacagatatttttttttcatttctcttataacAATTATATACCTTAATTTTGCACACAGAAACAGACTCACTTAGCCAGCACTGTCATTGATAGACACTCAGCTTTGAAGTTTGTACTTGACCTCTGGGTAGAAGATTTTAGTAAGTCCAATTTTTTCTGTGGTTTAGAGATTGAGGATCCTTTTCTCCTTTAGCACTGCTTCTATTCATAGGGCAGCTTGTTTTCAAGAAGTATGTAGATCTGTGAAACTATCCAATAAAAATTATCCGACTTTTCTACCTCACCCCTGCAATCCTGCCTTTTTCACTTGATCTAGCTATTTTGTGCTGAACATTAATGAAGGGAAATTTGCATAATGGAATTGGTGTTCCatagaatatatgtacatatatgtatacacacacacatatatatgtacacacacacatatatacacacatgtatgtatgtatatatatacatatgtgtgtatatatgtacatttatacaaTACATTCAAAGAAACAGTGTTTTATACCATTGTAAAACATAAGTAAAATGTGTTCATTTGCTGAACAAGTGTAAAACTGCTACTCTCTCTCATGAGCACTAAAAGTCTCCCGACAAAGAACCAGACATAAGATTAACCTGGAAAAAGGAGTTCAAGAGCATGTATACTTTGAATTTCTTTATACTCCCTTAGGAAGGAAAATAATGCTCATTCAGTGCTCCATGCTCTAGAACAGTAGTTACAACGGTATTTTGTTCTGCAAACCTTTGCAacaaaaagaacaacaacaaaatgtgttGTGAATCAATGGGATACTTTAATATAGTacttaaaatattcattaaatgcttacaaTAACTTTTGCCCCAACactaaaatgaaaatttacactatatataattttgtttataaattataatttttctcTGCCTGTAATTTGAAAACTTTAAACAAATAattgtaaaatttataaaataactataaatagGTTACATGAAACATTctgtaaaaattaaaatcaatccAGCAAGACTTCATATTCACATTGTTATCTTCAAAACTTCAtatgaaatttattttgtaaattttgtttACTCCAAATAATATCCTTGGTTAAATAAATAAGGACTTGAAAGTTGTTTCATCTTCGCCATTGGTTTGGAAACAATTTAATGACGGTTGTAAATTGAGGAAAAATGTTGAGATCAGTCAGAAGTGGTCAAATTTGAGGCAACTGTTTcaaataaatcaaaattattaCAACATAATCATAACAATTCTAAATCACTGCTGAAATAAAACTGTAATGTTTCAGAAATACACATACTTGTTATCACAAGAGAAGAATGTATTTGCAACAAAACTGGCAAATTATCTACCTAAAGAGCCTTTGGAAAATTTTTAGTGTGAATCCTTTGGACAATTGCCACAAATATCCAAGATATTAGAAAGCTATTAGTTGTAAATAGCTACtctagaagaagagggagaaaagtggAATTTGTAGACTTGCATTCTAGGTGAACTTGGATTCCCTGATCATACAACAAGCATGGAACTCAGAACTGACTGTCTAGTCATTATCAAGGATACTGAACCTTTTCAAACTGCAGGTAATCCAAAATGAAGTAGGATGAGTGGACTTGTGAGAAAGGATGAGCAAAATGGATAATGCAGTCACTTGTCCTGAAAACCATTTTTTCTCTCACCCTTAACAACAATGCCACTATCTCTCATAACAGTCAATCTTCCTGTTCCATCTTCAGGCAAATCCCTACCTTTTGAgtttcagaggaaaagaaaaaaaaataaatgggataCAACACAAAAACATAAATTCATAAAATTATGGGACAGGAACAAATAGAATCCTAATTGTATCTGTTCAGTTTTCTTCTCCCTATCACTCCACTTCAATATTCATCCTAATATCCCTGCCAAATTGACCTTCATAActgcaaatatataatatattacatgtatatgtgtgtgtgcaatctATGTAAATCAATTCTCTTTAGGCAGAAAACAACAAtacttaaaaatgaaatcaagaatttAAAAATCCTAGATGAAGTAAAATTATGAAACAAATCTAAAAGAATACTCACGTTACTTCAAATAATTTCATTGATTTTATATGGGTTTATACTCTATTAATAATTTTGTTGAAaggtttgtatatatgtatatattttaatgtaatgCATCATCATTTACATAGATAATTTAGTGGTCATCGTTGTCAGTTGTTAGAGAAGAAATACTTTTATCAAAAAGTAAGCTCAATAATTGTGATCAGTCCAATTAGTCAATGGGAAGACTCTCACATTAATGACTTACCAAGTACTGAATTTTAGTGGCCTGTAACATCATATATTAGTAATACTTCTGGATTTCTTTGGTCTGTGTACTTACCTCTCTGTTttgattcaggaaaaaaaagagcctgtgCAATGGAACACCAGAATAACACTTTGGAAAATAGTTTTGTCCTCATTGGAATTATCCAGGACAGTAAACACCCTGGACTGGTTTGTGCCACAATCACATTCCTCTACCTGGTGGCTGTGATGAGCAATGGTCTACTGCTCCTGTTGATTGCTATGGACAAGAGGCTCCATGTGCCTATGTATTTCTTACTCAGCCAGCTCTCATTTATGGATCTGCTCTTTACAACTGTTATTTCTCCCAAAACAGTTGTGGATTACTTGAGTGGACAGAACACCATCTCTTTTTCAGGCTGTGGATTTCAGATGTTTCTGGAACTAATAGCTGGAGGTTCTGAAGATATCCTGTTGGCTTTCATGTCATATGACCGTTATGTAGCCATTAGACATCCTCTGAAGTATATGATATTCATGAGACCAAAAGTTTGCTGGTCCATGGTGGCCACATCCTGGCTTGTGGCATCCATAAATGCCCTTGTACATACCATATACACCATGCACTTCCCTTTCTGTAAAAACCGGGAGATAAGACATCTTTTCTGTGAGATCCCTTCTTTGTTGACTCTGGCATGTGCTGATACCAGAAAGTACCAGTTCATGGTATACACAATGGGTGTGGCATTCATCCTCATCCCCCTCTCTGCTATCCTTGCCTCCTACACACTGGTTTTGATTGCTGTGTTCCACATGCCCTCAAAACAGGGGAGACAGAAAGCTCTCCTTACCTGCTCATCCCATTTGACAGTGGTTGGGCTCTACTATGGAAATGTACTGTTGATATATGTCCtgcccagtgcttatcacagccCTCAACAGGACAATATCTTCTCTGTATTCTATACCATAGTTACTCCAGCCCTGAACCCCCTGATCTATAGCCTGAGGAACAAGGATGTACTGGGAGCCCTGAAGAAGTTGCTAGGGAAAGGTGCCTCAgtaccaaaattttaaaaacctaaacAGACATTTGCTTGATCTTGCAGCTGAGATCTAGTAGCTAGCAATTTCTCTCTAGGCTTGTTTCTGTCTAACTGGAACATCTCATGGGGCACCCTAAtcaaatttttcccttttctttttcaaatttactGCATTCTAATCATGAGGTTATTCAGGAGGTAGGAGGCATTTAGGGATGGGATGATATAaagcaaattctagagaagtACAAAATATTTGACTGCTCTAATGTATGAAAATCATTGTGCTCAGGTAACAGAACTCACACTTTTTAGTAAACTCTAGAATTTTTTGAAGGTATTGTAGTCAAAATCAGTAGCATAGCTTGAAGAATACACATTTCCAATATTGCAAACTAAAATAAACTTTGTCCTTCTCCAGTCTTGTGACAGTTCTCTCAATCTTCATGATTTTCAAAACCACAAATAACATCTCAGCAGTTACCTAGGTGAACAGCATCCTCTGTAGAATATTTTCTCCCAAAGTTCAATCAGTCTCTACTTGAAGATATCAAAAAAGGGTAAATCCACTCTTTCCAGGGAAAATTCAATTTGGTCAACTATGATGAGTTTTTAGTTTTATCAAATAATGTTGAGGGTTACCCATTGAGCAATATTAGGCATAAACAGGAAGCTACATGCTAGAAGTGGAGAACTATTCAAAGATACAGGAGGCATAAATGACTGGCAAAATGTATGGGCTGTCCCATAGTCACAGCAGGAAATAACCTATAGAGGTTGACATATTTACTTCTGTACATTGTCAAGAAATTTAAACAAACAGGCAAACCTCCTATCCAAGATTTTCAGAAGGACATAAAATGAATTCCACATGATGGGTAGGTATGCATGGGTTAAGCAATGAGAGTAAAGATCtgtcaaaatataaaaatggagCTTGGCCTAGATAATTGTTTCAGTGACATTCAGGAGTTGGGGTTAGGAGTCAAAGTTGGATTCTTGGGATCATTATGGGGATAACAGAGAAGTACTAGTCATATTCagtaa from Notamacropus eugenii isolate mMacEug1 chromosome 1, mMacEug1.pri_v2, whole genome shotgun sequence includes these protein-coding regions:
- the LOC140520334 gene encoding olfactory receptor 2AG1-like, which produces MEHQNNTLENSFVLIGIIQDSKHPGLVCATITFLYLVAVMSNGLLLLLIAMDKRLHVPMYFLLSQLSFMDLLFTTVISPKTVVDYLSGQNTISFSGCGFQMFLELIAGGSEDILLAFMSYDRYVAIRHPLKYMIFMRPKVCWSMVATSWLVASINALVHTIYTMHFPFCKNREIRHLFCEIPSLLTLACADTRKYQFMVYTMGVAFILIPLSAILASYTLVLIAVFHMPSKQGRQKALLTCSSHLTVVGLYYGNVLLIYVLPSAYHSPQQDNIFSVFYTIVTPALNPLIYSLRNKDVLGALKKLLGKGASVPKF